Sequence from the uncultured Draconibacterium sp. genome:
AGCTGCTCCATGGAACACTCCATCATCGAAAGTATTAAAACCCGGGAAATCGGTTAGCTACGGTGTACAGTTTGTACTTACCGATGCGATTAAAAACATAGAACCTGCATTGATCGAAAACGATCGTCCGGTTGCATTTGGTGTGCCTGGTTACGTTGTTCCGCAAGATGTTAATGCTGATTTGTTTTTAAAGTACAGCCAAAAGGTAAAAAGCATGCAGGTTGAACCTGAAGGTGCACTGGAACTGAAAAAACTGGAAACAACAAAAAATGGCTGGGTAAAATATGCTGTTGCCGCAAAAACATGGGGAAGAGCACGTTTAACAATCACATATAAAGATGGCTTAACCCAAACCATCAACTACAAAGTTATTAAACCTGAAGAGCAGGTGGTTGCCGACAACGGGAACTTCTTAATGACAAAACAATGGTTTGACGATGAAGACGATCCGTTCGATCGTGGTCCGTCGGTAATCACCTACGATTACGAAGAGCAAAAACAGGTAACAGAAGATAGCCGTGCCTGGATTTGCGGATTGAGCGACGAAGGTGGCGCCGGTGCGTGGTTAAATGCTGTAATGAAACAACTGGTTCAACCGGATAAGAAAGAGGTTGCCATGTTGGAAGACTTCGTTCAGAAAACGATCTGGGGCGGAATTCAGTACAACGAAGGACATGAAAAATACGGTGTTCGTAAAAGTATGTTCTACTACGAGCCCGATTCGATGCCTGCCGGAACTTACAGCAAAGATGTAAATTACAATACCTGGGCTGCATGGGATAAAAAACATGCCGAAACAGTTGAGCGTTCGTACAATTACCCGCACGTAGCTGCTGCATATTGGGTAATGTATCGTTTGGCCCGAAATTATGAAGGCCTCGTTTCTCAACAAACCTGGGATTGGTATTTGTTGAACGCTTACCAAACATCGATGGCAATGATGGAATTGGCTCCGTATTATGCACAATTCGGACAGATGGAAGGTAGTGTTTTTGTTCATATTTTGGATGATTTGAAAGCTGAAGGATTGTGGGAATATGCCCGTAAACTGGAAGGAATGATGAAAGGCCGTGCCGATCATTGGGCATCGTTAAATTATCCGTTTGGAAGCGAAATGCCATGGGATTCTACCGGTCAGGAAGAAGTTTATATGTGGTCCCGCTATTTTGGTTACGGCGAAAAAGCCGAAACAACATTAAAAGCTATTTTGGCCTACATGCCAACAATCCCTCACTGGGCATATAACGGTAATGCACGTCGTTACTGGGATTTCCTTTATGGCGGGAAACTGTCGCGCGTTGAGCGTCAGATTCATCACTATGGTTCGGCATTGAATGCAATTCCGGTATTATACGAATATAAAGAGCATCCCGATGATCTGTATCTGCTACGTGTTGGTTATGGTGGTTTATTGGGATCAATCTCGAATATTACAAAAGATGGTTTTGCTCCGGCAGCATTTCACTCGTTCCCGTCAACACTTAAAAACGATGCAATTTCAGGCGACTACGGAACCGGCTATTACGGTTATGCAGTAAATACCTCAACTTATTTACTATTTAACGACGAATTTGGCTGGTTGGCTTTTGGTGGTAATGTTACTGAAGATGGCGACATGGTGAAAGTTGATTTAACAACAGCTGCAAAATCACGTGTTTATGTAGCTCCGCTAAAAATGTGGTTAACACTTGACGCCGGTAAGTTTAAAGCCTTCTCGTACAATCAGTCAACTGGTAAAGTTATTCTTGAATTAGAAGAAGCCAATAATTATACACCAAATGCTTATTTAAGAATTAAATCATTCGACGAGGAATCAGCGGCTAGTTCGATTGCTGGCCTTGAGAAAAATGAGCGTGGACAATATGTTATTCCACTTAAAAACGAAGTGGTAAAAGTTGAGATGAATTAATCAATAAAATCACCAGATTAGGAATAGTAAAGATGAAGCACTTTTTATCCGTTTTGTTAGTAGTTCTGTTTGCTTTTGCAGGATCAGCACAAATCACAAAAGAAGACTACGCAAAAGCCGATTCAGTGATGAAACTGAGCGAGTTGGTGTACAACCAGGTGACACAAATTACCTGGATCGATTCATCGTCGGTATTCTGGTACCGTATAAAAACGCGCGACGGAATGAAGTATCAACTGGTTGATGCGCAAAAAGGATCAAAAAAGCTTGCTTTTGAAACTGATAAACTGGTTGAAGCGCTGAATCAGGAGCTGGATAAAGAAATCTCAGCAAAAGATCTGGTTTTACACGATCTGAAATTTGATACCGATAAAAAGACAATTCATTTTAATTTCAAAAAGGCTTACTGGACATGTGAGCTGAAAAAATATGAGTTAAAGAAAGACTCGGTTGAAAAAGAACGCAATGGCAATCGTTATTGGGGAGGTTTTTTCGATGAAAAAGGAAACGACCCGGTGCCTTCTCCTGATGGGAAATGGGAAGCTTTTATTAGAGAGAGCAACGTTTTTATTAAAAATAAGGAAACAAACAAGGAGTTTCGCTTGAGTTATGACGGAGCACCCGGCGATTTTTATTCGTCGTATTTTTCGTGGTCGCCCGATTCGAAAAAGCTGGCGGTAAACAAAGTACGCGATGCTGAAAAACGCGAGATCTTTTTTGTTGAGTCGTCGCCAAAAGATCAGTTGCAGCCTATTTTGCACAAACGCGATTACCGCAAACCCGGTGATGCCATGCCAATAAAACATCCGGCTTTATTTGATGTGGAAAGCAAAAAACAGATACCGGTAAATACCGATGCTTTTGAGCATCAGTTTAACCTCACCAACCCAAGATGGACAGAGGATGCTTCGGCTTTTACTTTTGAATTTAACCAACGTGGTCATCAGGCCTATAAAGTAGTTAAGGTAGATGGCGAAAGTGGCAATGTTAACGTGCTGATCGATGAACAAAGCAAAACATTTATCGATTACAGCGGAAAACGTTATCGTTACGATTTGGAGGAAAGCAATGAAATTATCTGGGCATCGGAACGTGATGGCTGGAATCATCTCTACCTGATCGATTCAAAAACCGGTAGGGTGAAAAATCAGATCACAAAAGGAGAGTGGGTGGTTCGGGATGTTATAAAAATTGACGACGAAAATCGTATTATGTTTTTTTACGGATCGGGCAGAAACGCGGATGAAGACCCGTATTATCTGCATTGCTACAAGGTAAATTTTGATGGTAGCGAATTAATTGATCTGACGCCCGAAAAAATGAACCACGATGTGTCATTCTCTAAAGATATGAGCTATTTTACCGATACCTATTCTACCGTTGAAATGCCTCCATTTACAGTGGTACGTAGTGCCGAAGACGGAAAAGTGTTGGTGGAGTTAGAAAGAACCGATATTTCATCGTTGTTAGAAAAAGGTTGGAGAGCTCCTGAGCCGTTTGTGGCAAAAGCCCGCGATGGGAAAACGGATATCTGGGGAAATATTTATCGCCCAACGAACTTCGACGAAAACAAAACATACCCGATAATCGAATACATTTACGCGGGACCACATAGCTCATTTGCTCAAAAAAGTTTCAGGCCTGTAAGTTCATCATTCTCAAGTCTTGCAGAATTAGGTTTTATAATTGTGCAAATGGACGGAATGGGAACCTCGAACCGCTCAAAAGCTTTTCAGGATGTATGTTGGAAAAACCTGAAAGATGCCGGTTTCCCCGATCGTATTTTATGGATAAAAGCTGCCGCCGAAAAATATAGTTACATGGATACTACTCGTGTTGGTTTATTTGGTGGTTCGGCTGGCGGACAAAGCACTTTGGCCGGACTGTTATTTCATCCTGAGTTTTACAAAGCCGGTGTTTCGTCGTGCGGATGCCACGATAACCGGATGGACAAAATCTGGTGGAACGAACAATGGATGGGTTACCCTATTGGGCCCGAATATGCTGAATGTTCGAATGTGGAAAACGCTGACAAACTGCAAGGAAAATTAATGCTGATTGTTGGAGAAATGGACGATAATGTTGATCCGGCATCAACAATGCAGGTTGCCGATGCGCTGATAAAAGCTAAAAAAGATTTTGAACTCGTCGTGCTGCCCGGAACAAATCATACGCTTGGCGGAACCTATGGCGAGCAAAAACGCCGCGATTTTTTTGTTCGTAATTTTTTAAGGCAGAAAACTCCGGATTGGAATGCTAAAACATCAAATTAGATAAAAGAAAAACGCTGTATCATGAATAACTTTTTCGATCATAAAAATGCAATGATTCTGGTTGTCTTACTTGCCGGAATATTCTCGTTCTCCTGTTTAACGGCCAAGGTATCTGCACAGGAGTATGAAATTGTAAAACCTCCTAAGGAACTGAAACTCGATCCGTTTTATAAAAAGTATGTCAATGTAAATGGCATTCATATTATGAGCTCTCATCGGGTGCCCGACTCGGCATTTGTTAAGGCTTGCGAGATTATCGATTTTATGACCGGTGGCTTGCCGGAAGAAGTGCTCAATCAGATGGTAAAACTGAATACCCGCGTTGGAATTATGGCGCGCTACGAAGGAACAACTGATATTCCTGAACATGCACATTTAGCCAGCGATACAACGCTAAACTGGGATGTTCGTGCCCGCGGATTGGGTGGAACTATGGAAGATCCGCTGACAACCTGTGCCGAAGAAAACCTGCTATGTTACCAGATTGATAAATACCATGCTGAAGATATTCTGATTCATGAATTTGCACACACCATTCACGGTGTTGGAATTTTGCCGCTTGATGATAAATTTAACGATTTACTTCAGGAGAAACTCGATGCCGCAATGGCTGCCGGGAAATACAAAAACACATACGCTGCAACCAATATTTGGGAATATTGGGCCGAAGGTGTTCAAAACTGGTTTAATGTAAATGCTGAAGTTGAAACAACCGACGGCAAACACAATTGGGTTAATACCCGCTCGGATATGAAAAAGTATGATCCCGATTTGTACGAAATTGTGGGGCGCTATTTCCCCGAATTTGAGGTTAGCCCATCGTGTCATGCTGCTGTGAATTTATATACAGAGTAAATTCTAAAAATCAGTTTAATGAATACAGTTGTTCGATCAGGAAAAAGAATTCAGCCCATCATTAATAATGATATTCTGTTGCATGATATTCCGTTGTTTAAAAAATTGACGGAAGATGAAATGTTTCGGCTTGAATTAAACTCGGTTATTAAATCGTATAGTAAACGAAGCGTAATTTATCGGGAAGGTAGCAGACATTCCGGATTATATTGTGTGCTAAAAGGAATTGTAAAGGTTTATAAAATTGGCGGAAACGGGAAACAACAGATTCTAAGATTTGCGCAAAAAGGCGATCTTATAGGTTATCGGTCGTTGCTAACAAACGAATTGGCATGCACATCTGCAAAAGCCTATGATGATACTGTTC
This genomic interval carries:
- a CDS encoding DUF5695 domain-containing protein, yielding MKPKNILFFLLCWSMMSNAGALAASKVAPSDSLDINKGSFEFSTPDFNIEILKSSHTVAGLHPISEPEFDFTPGELLAKRNKAGFYHLGDINFRVKTDSDDDWKSFSSAASRKSITTLEPENNNQLAVSDLSEVLENSPVQVHRFWENHDGHLVLRFEIKNTSTKAVEIGALGIPLIFNNNHDRKTLDEAHAENVFYDPYIGMDAGYLQVVRLKGSGPVLLVLPYGETPFEAWNPLLDDPTRRGITFEGFHEWMPLTKAYAENEWKEAAPWNTPSSKVLKPGKSVSYGVQFVLTDAIKNIEPALIENDRPVAFGVPGYVVPQDVNADLFLKYSQKVKSMQVEPEGALELKKLETTKNGWVKYAVAAKTWGRARLTITYKDGLTQTINYKVIKPEEQVVADNGNFLMTKQWFDDEDDPFDRGPSVITYDYEEQKQVTEDSRAWICGLSDEGGAGAWLNAVMKQLVQPDKKEVAMLEDFVQKTIWGGIQYNEGHEKYGVRKSMFYYEPDSMPAGTYSKDVNYNTWAAWDKKHAETVERSYNYPHVAAAYWVMYRLARNYEGLVSQQTWDWYLLNAYQTSMAMMELAPYYAQFGQMEGSVFVHILDDLKAEGLWEYARKLEGMMKGRADHWASLNYPFGSEMPWDSTGQEEVYMWSRYFGYGEKAETTLKAILAYMPTIPHWAYNGNARRYWDFLYGGKLSRVERQIHHYGSALNAIPVLYEYKEHPDDLYLLRVGYGGLLGSISNITKDGFAPAAFHSFPSTLKNDAISGDYGTGYYGYAVNTSTYLLFNDEFGWLAFGGNVTEDGDMVKVDLTTAAKSRVYVAPLKMWLTLDAGKFKAFSYNQSTGKVILELEEANNYTPNAYLRIKSFDEESAASSIAGLEKNERGQYVIPLKNEVVKVEMN
- a CDS encoding DPP IV N-terminal domain-containing protein, translated to MKHFLSVLLVVLFAFAGSAQITKEDYAKADSVMKLSELVYNQVTQITWIDSSSVFWYRIKTRDGMKYQLVDAQKGSKKLAFETDKLVEALNQELDKEISAKDLVLHDLKFDTDKKTIHFNFKKAYWTCELKKYELKKDSVEKERNGNRYWGGFFDEKGNDPVPSPDGKWEAFIRESNVFIKNKETNKEFRLSYDGAPGDFYSSYFSWSPDSKKLAVNKVRDAEKREIFFVESSPKDQLQPILHKRDYRKPGDAMPIKHPALFDVESKKQIPVNTDAFEHQFNLTNPRWTEDASAFTFEFNQRGHQAYKVVKVDGESGNVNVLIDEQSKTFIDYSGKRYRYDLEESNEIIWASERDGWNHLYLIDSKTGRVKNQITKGEWVVRDVIKIDDENRIMFFYGSGRNADEDPYYLHCYKVNFDGSELIDLTPEKMNHDVSFSKDMSYFTDTYSTVEMPPFTVVRSAEDGKVLVELERTDISSLLEKGWRAPEPFVAKARDGKTDIWGNIYRPTNFDENKTYPIIEYIYAGPHSSFAQKSFRPVSSSFSSLAELGFIIVQMDGMGTSNRSKAFQDVCWKNLKDAGFPDRILWIKAAAEKYSYMDTTRVGLFGGSAGGQSTLAGLLFHPEFYKAGVSSCGCHDNRMDKIWWNEQWMGYPIGPEYAECSNVENADKLQGKLMLIVGEMDDNVDPASTMQVADALIKAKKDFELVVLPGTNHTLGGTYGEQKRRDFFVRNFLRQKTPDWNAKTSN